One window of Dehalobacterium formicoaceticum genomic DNA carries:
- a CDS encoding ATP-grasp fold amidoligase family protein — MSIRKYLFQPKEALKATCAKGYFDFLSDRTYLKLIYWLRMGKVLNLNNPQTFNEKLQWLKLYDRCPEYTMMVDKYEAKKYVAERIGGEYIIPTLGVWDKFEDIDFGLLPNQFVMKCTHDSGGLVIVREKGKMDIEVARKKINASLNKNYFWGGREWPYKNVKPRIIAEQYLENSSKGLRDYKFFNFNGVPQFTYVSEGMEDHSTAKISFYDFDRKKMEFHRTDYAQFCSQPEFPSNMDEMKRLSAELAQIINCPFVRTDFYSVDNKVFFSEITFSPCSGMIPFEPAEWDKKLGEWIKLPK; from the coding sequence ATGAGTATAAGAAAATATTTGTTTCAACCCAAGGAAGCCTTGAAAGCTACTTGTGCGAAAGGGTATTTTGATTTCCTAAGTGACAGGACATATCTTAAGCTTATTTATTGGCTTCGTATGGGTAAGGTGCTGAACCTAAATAATCCACAGACATTCAACGAAAAATTACAATGGCTTAAGCTTTATGATCGTTGTCCAGAGTATACAATGATGGTTGATAAATACGAAGCGAAAAAGTATGTTGCTGAGCGTATAGGCGGGGAATATATAATTCCTACTCTTGGCGTGTGGGATAAGTTTGAAGACATAGATTTTGGTTTGCTGCCAAATCAGTTTGTCATGAAATGTACACATGATAGTGGCGGATTAGTAATTGTCAGAGAAAAAGGAAAAATGGATATAGAGGTGGCAAGGAAAAAGATCAATGCTTCCCTAAATAAAAATTATTTCTGGGGAGGTAGAGAATGGCCGTATAAAAATGTAAAGCCAAGAATTATAGCGGAGCAGTACCTAGAAAACTCGAGTAAAGGTTTGCGCGACTATAAGTTCTTCAATTTCAATGGGGTGCCTCAGTTTACTTATGTTAGTGAGGGAATGGAAGATCACTCCACGGCTAAAATCTCATTCTATGATTTTGATAGGAAGAAAATGGAATTCCACAGAACTGATTATGCTCAATTTTGCTCACAGCCTGAGTTTCCATCAAATATGGATGAAATGAAAAGACTTAGTGCAGAGTTGGCACAAATCATTAATTGTCCTTTTGTTCGTACTGATTTTTACTCAGTAGATAATAAGGTATTCTTTTCCGAAATAACTTTTTCTCCCTGTAGCGGGATGATTCCATTTGAACCTGCAGAGTGGGATAAAAAATTGGGCGAGTGGATAAAACTACCGAAATAA
- the wzy gene encoding O-antigen polysaccharide polymerase Wzy: protein MVKRGVTIKTVFATMGVVALMITCIILGDKSNYMLNWLGIIVYLYAIFTWKWERKESFFSMYTIFFTFFLLFSYGQCVMWALGIGLDRGIGTGILYYGSSIIPNESQMITAKWYTCICMLLFHYGAILFAGKSSVKTKTIVSTEKAYKDRELLYKCGCIVTTIVAPIAIYQRVKELLIAQTFGYKALYYGDLATQSGYIQILLYLFFPALLCLLIGSNFKKTVTRTVIIIFLIYAALGAMSGDRGSWIYSLVILIWVFAQRKKIRLKDIVFWGILGVFGLYMLNVITDVRNTGLDLLSIETFINGLSVEESPIVDTFFEMGGSMGIITFFLIVGNGIYPYGNTYVTAILGAISSRFLSLLGIKQVLIGSWFSQEYLGISWGTGFSMIGEAFVNGGYYGGFIYVFIIGIIIGRILSKCRDRSDMEQNPIGAFVSIAVLNIVSGLPRSAVYLVIKEFVYGVLIILLMVWLLQQVRLVRSTSMTSIQNID, encoded by the coding sequence ATGGTAAAAAGAGGGGTAACTATAAAAACAGTTTTTGCAACAATGGGCGTTGTTGCTTTGATGATTACTTGTATTATCCTTGGCGATAAATCTAACTATATGCTGAATTGGTTGGGTATTATAGTTTATTTATACGCAATATTTACGTGGAAATGGGAAAGGAAAGAAAGTTTCTTTTCAATGTATACAATCTTTTTCACCTTTTTCCTATTATTCAGTTATGGCCAATGTGTAATGTGGGCACTCGGTATTGGCTTAGATCGTGGCATAGGAACAGGTATTTTATATTATGGTTCATCGATTATTCCAAATGAATCGCAAATGATTACAGCAAAATGGTATACTTGTATTTGTATGTTGCTTTTCCATTATGGAGCTATTCTGTTTGCAGGTAAAAGTTCCGTTAAAACTAAAACTATAGTCAGTACCGAGAAAGCTTATAAAGACAGAGAATTACTATATAAATGCGGTTGCATAGTAACTACCATAGTGGCACCTATAGCCATATATCAGCGAGTTAAAGAATTATTGATTGCTCAAACATTCGGTTATAAAGCTCTGTATTATGGTGATTTGGCAACCCAGTCTGGATACATACAAATATTGTTGTATCTCTTTTTCCCAGCACTTCTTTGCCTGCTCATAGGAAGCAATTTCAAAAAAACAGTAACGAGAACGGTGATTATAATTTTCTTGATTTATGCCGCTCTTGGGGCTATGTCTGGTGATAGAGGGTCGTGGATTTATAGTTTAGTGATTCTGATTTGGGTATTTGCACAAAGAAAGAAGATAAGGCTAAAAGATATAGTGTTTTGGGGAATTCTAGGTGTATTTGGGCTCTACATGTTGAATGTTATTACAGATGTGCGTAATACCGGGTTAGATTTGCTTTCCATTGAGACTTTTATTAACGGATTGAGCGTTGAGGAATCACCTATTGTTGATACATTCTTTGAAATGGGCGGATCGATGGGAATTATAACGTTCTTTCTGATAGTAGGAAATGGAATCTATCCCTATGGAAATACATATGTAACTGCAATCTTGGGTGCTATCTCATCAAGATTTTTATCTTTACTGGGCATCAAACAAGTTCTTATAGGCAGTTGGTTTTCTCAAGAATATCTCGGTATATCTTGGGGAACGGGATTCTCAATGATCGGGGAAGCTTTTGTGAATGGTGGCTATTATGGTGGTTTCATCTATGTGTTCATCATTGGAATTATAATAGGGAGGATACTATCAAAATGTCGAGATAGGAGTGATATGGAGCAAAACCCGATAGGAGCATTTGTGTCAATAGCAGTATTGAATATTGTATCCGGGCTTCCACGTTCTGCAGTATACCTTGTTATTAAAGAGTTCGTGTATGGAGTGCTGATAATTCTCCTGATGGTGTGGCTATTGCAACAGGTTCGACTTGTAAGATCGACGTCAATGACGTCAATACAGAACATTGACTAA
- a CDS encoding glycosyltransferase, with product MKSLVFVIGTMGNGGAERVIANLSNQFVHDDIKVSIITIYGTLQSYPLNDKVSLYHILCNSKIKVLRPLERMMKMRRIIGQISPDIVVSFLTDVNIHALITLIGKEVPIIVSERNDPTKSPNAKWMRMLRDALYKEASGVVYQTQDASNYFEKYVPDKIKQTIIANPIKDDLPFYVSRPAKVEFITACRLNKQKNLHLMINSVKRVIDSGYECFLNIYGEGPMRQELEAYIASVGLDERVSLCGFSDSIHEKMAKATAFIISSDFEGISNSMLEALGIGIPVIATDCPIGGARQYIINEVNGYLIPCRDVDSMSKAMIDVIKNPAKAIEMGKEATKIREMISTKKIVSQWTDFINKVIVK from the coding sequence ATGAAAAGTCTTGTTTTTGTTATAGGGACTATGGGAAATGGTGGGGCAGAACGAGTTATTGCTAATTTGTCGAACCAATTTGTACACGATGATATAAAGGTGTCAATAATTACTATTTATGGCACATTACAATCTTATCCGCTAAATGACAAGGTTTCCCTATACCATATATTGTGCAACTCAAAAATTAAAGTTCTCCGTCCACTGGAGAGAATGATGAAAATGAGGCGAATTATCGGCCAGATATCACCAGACATTGTGGTCTCCTTTTTAACTGATGTGAACATTCATGCACTGATAACTTTGATTGGTAAAGAAGTGCCGATTATCGTGTCAGAGAGGAATGACCCGACGAAGTCACCAAATGCAAAATGGATGAGGATGTTGAGGGATGCGTTGTATAAAGAAGCCTCTGGAGTGGTGTATCAGACGCAGGATGCCTCAAATTATTTTGAAAAATATGTACCGGATAAAATCAAACAGACCATCATAGCGAACCCAATAAAAGACGATTTGCCTTTCTATGTGTCAAGGCCTGCGAAAGTAGAATTTATCACTGCGTGCAGATTGAACAAACAGAAGAATCTCCATCTTATGATTAATTCTGTAAAACGGGTTATTGATAGTGGATATGAATGCTTCCTTAATATTTACGGCGAGGGACCAATGAGGCAAGAGCTTGAAGCCTATATTGCTAGTGTTGGACTAGATGAGCGAGTTAGCCTCTGTGGTTTTTCAGATAGCATACATGAAAAGATGGCGAAAGCAACAGCGTTTATAATATCTTCCGATTTTGAAGGTATCTCCAATTCCATGTTGGAAGCATTGGGAATAGGAATACCCGTAATTGCGACAGACTGTCCCATTGGCGGAGCAAGGCAATATATAATAAATGAAGTTAATGGTTATTTGATTCCATGCAGGGATGTCGATAGTATGAGCAAGGCAATGATTGATGTAATTAAAAACCCAGCCAAAGCAATCGAGATGGGAAAAGAAGCTACAAAGATTAGAGAAATGATTTCGACCAAGAAGATTGTTTCACAATGGACGGATTTTATAAACAAGGTAATAGTAAAGTAA
- a CDS encoding glycosyltransferase, with translation MALISIIMSVHNGAKFLDRSVESILRQSIQDYEFIICDDASTDKTYEKLVRYKKEDSRFIIIQNQTNLGLAASLNRCLEEATGEYIARMDDDDISLPTRFEEEIDFLRKNLEYAFVSCNAITFTDGNDNVGINKKPEIPTKNQIIHGSPYLHPATMFRRETILGVGGYSEEYYAQKRAQDYELFMRMSAQGLNGYNIQKPLYKYYFSPKAALKKHSFKSTFYEVVLRYKGYRMLKVKPWQYIKIFIPVYVNVKRVLKNSFSAKESTYENS, from the coding sequence ATGGCATTAATTTCAATAATTATGAGCGTCCATAATGGGGCTAAGTTTCTTGATAGATCAGTAGAAAGTATATTGAGACAATCAATTCAAGATTATGAGTTTATTATATGTGATGATGCATCAACTGATAAAACATATGAAAAACTAGTTAGATACAAAAAAGAGGACTCCAGATTTATCATTATACAAAACCAGACGAATTTGGGATTAGCTGCATCGTTAAATCGCTGTCTGGAGGAGGCTACAGGTGAATATATTGCCAGAATGGATGATGACGACATATCTCTACCAACTCGTTTCGAAGAGGAAATTGATTTTTTGAGGAAGAACCTGGAATACGCTTTCGTGTCATGCAATGCAATTACGTTTACTGATGGGAATGACAATGTCGGAATAAATAAGAAGCCGGAAATACCGACAAAGAATCAAATTATACATGGCTCACCGTATCTTCACCCGGCTACTATGTTCAGAAGAGAAACCATATTAGGTGTAGGTGGGTATAGTGAAGAGTATTATGCCCAAAAAAGGGCACAGGATTACGAGCTTTTTATGAGAATGTCAGCACAAGGGTTAAATGGATATAATATTCAGAAGCCCCTATATAAATATTATTTTTCGCCAAAGGCGGCATTAAAAAAGCACTCATTTAAGAGTACTTTTTATGAGGTTGTGCTTCGTTACAAAGGCTACCGAATGCTCAAGGTGAAGCCGTGGCAATACATAAAAATTTTTATTCCCGTTTATGTAAATGTTAAGAGGGTACTAAAAAATTCGTTTAGTGCGAAAGAAAGTACATATGAAAATAGTTAA
- a CDS encoding glycosyltransferase family 2 protein, whose translation MSNKTFSIIVPIYKVESYIRQCIESLINQSYADIEIVLVDDGSPDNCPSICDKYASIDERVKVVHKRNGGIVSARQAGVAIATGEYLICVDGDDWVDIDYCKRMVDVIEMYNPDIVCCGYYLATEESNEEKHTRHRIGYYTLENLKNEIYPKLIQAPNATYFSPSLWAKAFRINIYKQQQLVDVNVTVGEDGACTIPSIYHARSMYIMPDCMYYYRYNISSITKGHNVFKWDGPEIIANHLAKQIDVHKFDFQEQLYRKITHEVFSVVVSQFYKKEPYSVIKKDILYHLDLPLYSEAVKKCHFKHSFKAQIMKVALKYRLILLIQIYAKYK comes from the coding sequence ATGTCGAATAAGACGTTTAGTATAATAGTACCAATATATAAAGTTGAATCTTATATTAGACAATGTATTGAAAGTTTGATTAATCAATCTTATGCAGATATCGAAATAGTATTAGTAGATGATGGCTCACCGGATAACTGTCCTAGCATCTGCGATAAATATGCTAGTATAGATGAACGAGTCAAGGTTGTGCATAAGAGAAATGGTGGTATTGTTAGTGCTAGACAAGCTGGTGTAGCTATCGCCACAGGTGAATATTTAATATGTGTAGACGGTGACGATTGGGTTGATATTGACTATTGTAAAAGAATGGTTGATGTCATAGAAATGTATAATCCGGATATCGTTTGTTGTGGTTATTATTTGGCAACAGAAGAGTCTAATGAGGAAAAACATACAAGGCACCGTATTGGATACTATACTTTAGAAAATCTAAAAAATGAAATTTATCCCAAACTAATTCAAGCACCGAATGCTACATATTTTTCACCAAGTTTGTGGGCAAAGGCATTCAGAATAAATATATATAAACAACAACAACTAGTAGATGTTAATGTCACAGTAGGCGAAGATGGTGCATGCACAATTCCGTCTATTTATCATGCAAGATCAATGTATATTATGCCAGATTGTATGTATTATTATCGTTATAATATATCCTCTATTACAAAGGGACACAATGTCTTCAAGTGGGACGGTCCAGAGATTATTGCAAATCATCTTGCCAAGCAAATTGATGTGCATAAGTTCGATTTTCAGGAACAGCTATATCGTAAGATTACACATGAAGTGTTTTCAGTGGTTGTATCGCAGTTCTATAAAAAAGAACCATACTCTGTAATAAAAAAGGATATTTTATATCATCTTGACTTGCCACTATACAGTGAAGCTGTGAAGAAATGCCATTTCAAGCACTCCTTCAAGGCTCAAATAATGAAAGTTGCACTAAAATACAGATTGATTTTATTAATTCAAATATATGCAAAATATAAGTAA